One Methylobacterium sp. 77 DNA window includes the following coding sequences:
- a CDS encoding precorrin-8X methylmutase: MSSRLDYLRDGQAIYARSFAMIRAEADLTRFNGTAERVVVRMIHACGMTDLPKDVEASEDFAASGEAALKAGAPILCDVRMVADGVTRSRLPADNRVICTLTDPRVPGLAAEMGTTRTAAAMELWREHLPGSIVAVGNAPTALFRLLELLDEGVAPPAAVIGIPVGFVGAAESKEALARDGRIPFIVVHGRRGGSAMTASAINALANEIE; encoded by the coding sequence ATGAGTTCGCGCCTCGACTATCTGCGCGACGGCCAGGCGATCTACGCCCGCTCCTTCGCCATGATCCGCGCCGAGGCCGACCTCACTCGCTTCAACGGCACCGCCGAGCGCGTCGTCGTACGGATGATCCATGCCTGTGGCATGACCGACCTGCCGAAGGACGTCGAGGCCTCCGAGGACTTCGCCGCCAGCGGCGAGGCCGCGCTGAAGGCCGGCGCACCGATCCTGTGCGACGTCCGAATGGTCGCCGACGGTGTCACCCGCTCCCGCCTGCCAGCCGACAACCGGGTGATCTGCACCCTGACCGATCCGCGCGTGCCAGGGCTCGCCGCAGAGATGGGCACCACCCGCACGGCCGCCGCGATGGAACTCTGGCGCGAGCATCTTCCCGGCAGCATCGTTGCCGTCGGCAATGCACCGACCGCTCTGTTCCGGCTGCTCGAACTGCTGGACGAGGGCGTGGCCCCGCCGGCTGCCGTCATCGGAATCCCTGTCGGATTCGTCGGTGCCGCTGAATCGAAGGAGGCGCTCGCTCGCGACGGGCGTATACCCTTCATCGTCGTCCACGGCCGCCGCGGCGGCAGCGCCATGACCGCCTCGGCGATCAACGCCCTCGCCAACGAGATCGAGTGA
- a CDS encoding DUF4349 domain-containing protein, giving the protein MARLNPVAQKTDAKLAYTHDLTIGLPPERVSAHFEAARDRCLKDAALSCVLVASSIDDGPRPSGRPQAQVQVRLPHESVAPYIAFVTAPLPGEAAGDVVLRRQSTRADDLTTAIEDGGRRLAQLTAYRGRLDELAAKPDPRAEDLIRIAQELAQVQSQIEEIEAKQRGLNQRVDTEIVSVALQSDQARAGPFAPVEEAWAQAGQTFGASAGSALRFAIASLPWLPLVMIAVFLIRALWRLRRRRRARIGKPLTEAQP; this is encoded by the coding sequence ATGGCACGCCTCAATCCGGTCGCTCAGAAGACCGATGCGAAGCTCGCCTATACCCACGATCTGACCATCGGCTTGCCGCCGGAGCGGGTCTCGGCGCATTTTGAGGCGGCGCGAGACAGGTGTCTGAAGGACGCCGCCTTGAGCTGCGTCCTCGTCGCCTCGTCGATCGATGACGGCCCACGCCCCTCAGGTCGACCACAGGCGCAGGTCCAGGTCCGGCTGCCGCATGAATCGGTCGCGCCCTACATCGCCTTCGTCACAGCCCCTCTTCCCGGCGAGGCGGCGGGCGATGTCGTGCTGCGGCGGCAGTCGACCCGTGCCGACGACCTCACCACCGCCATCGAGGATGGCGGGCGTCGGTTGGCGCAGCTCACCGCCTATCGCGGCCGCCTCGACGAACTCGCCGCCAAGCCCGATCCGCGCGCGGAGGACCTGATCCGCATCGCCCAGGAACTGGCGCAGGTCCAATCGCAGATCGAGGAGATCGAGGCCAAGCAGCGCGGGCTGAACCAGCGCGTCGACACCGAGATCGTGTCCGTCGCCCTGCAATCCGACCAGGCTCGCGCCGGGCCTTTCGCCCCCGTCGAGGAAGCCTGGGCTCAGGCGGGCCAGACCTTCGGCGCCAGTGCGGGATCGGCCCTGCGCTTCGCCATCGCCAGCCTGCCGTGGCTGCCGCTGGTGATGATCGCGGTGTTCCTGATCCGCGCGCTGTGGCGCCTTCGCCGTCGCCGACGCGCCAGAATCGGCAAGCCGTTGACCGAGGCGCAGCCATGA
- the cobW gene encoding cobalamin biosynthesis protein CobW, with amino-acid sequence MSIVEKIPCTIITGFLGAGKTTLVRHLVENAGGRRLAIIVNEFGDIGFDGSFLAACGIEGCQDEDIVELANGCICCTVADDFVPALNKLLDRADPPEHILIETSGLALPKPLVQAFHWPAIRSRVTVDGVIAVIDGPAVAAGFFADDPAALAAQRADDASVDHDNPLEEVFEDQLLCADLVVMNKADLLDEAGKAKVRAEVERQLPRAVKMVESDHGRLDPRVILGLGAAAEDDLDARPSHHGEGEDHDHDDFDSVAIAVPATVSAEDLAARVARAAETAGVLRIKGFAEVTGKPMRLVVQGVGARIAHHYDRPWRGTENRDGRLVVIGLKGFDQGAVASALAG; translated from the coding sequence ATGAGCATCGTCGAGAAGATCCCCTGCACCATCATCACCGGCTTCCTCGGGGCCGGTAAGACCACCCTCGTCCGCCACCTCGTCGAGAATGCCGGCGGACGGCGCCTGGCCATCATCGTCAACGAGTTCGGGGATATCGGCTTCGACGGCTCGTTCCTCGCCGCCTGCGGCATCGAGGGTTGCCAGGACGAGGACATCGTCGAGCTCGCCAATGGCTGCATCTGCTGCACCGTGGCCGACGATTTCGTGCCGGCTCTCAACAAGCTCCTCGACCGGGCCGACCCGCCCGAGCACATCCTCATCGAGACGTCCGGCCTCGCCCTGCCGAAGCCCCTGGTCCAGGCCTTCCACTGGCCGGCGATCCGCTCGCGGGTGACGGTGGACGGTGTCATCGCCGTGATCGACGGACCGGCCGTCGCCGCCGGCTTCTTCGCCGACGACCCGGCGGCCCTGGCCGCTCAGCGCGCCGACGATGCCAGCGTCGACCACGACAATCCGCTGGAGGAAGTGTTCGAGGACCAGCTCCTCTGCGCCGACCTCGTCGTGATGAACAAGGCCGACCTCCTCGATGAAGCCGGCAAGGCCAAGGTCCGCGCCGAGGTGGAGCGCCAGCTTCCCCGCGCGGTGAAGATGGTCGAATCCGACCACGGCCGCCTCGATCCGCGCGTGATTCTCGGGCTCGGCGCCGCCGCCGAGGACGATCTCGACGCTCGCCCCTCCCATCACGGCGAGGGCGAGGACCACGACCACGACGATTTCGACTCGGTGGCCATCGCCGTGCCGGCAACCGTGAGCGCCGAGGATCTGGCCGCCCGCGTGGCCCGTGCCGCCGAGACCGCGGGCGTCTTGCGCATCAAGGGCTTCGCCGAAGTCACCGGCAAGCCGATGCGACTCGTCGTCCAGGGCGTCGGCGCCCGTATCGCCCATCACTACGACCGCCCCTGGCGCGGCACCGAGAATCGTGACGGCCGGCTCGTCGTGATCGGCTTGAAGGGTTTCGACCAGGGGGCGGTGGCATCCGCCCTGGCGGGGTGA
- the cobN gene encoding cobaltochelatase subunit CobN, producing MHLIRVDTVSLDEGEAAIDLGQAPGDIVFLSFTDSDLSGMASAYAAERDAAGGGAEFPTLRLAKLARLRHPMSVDLYVDGVIARSKIVVIRCLGGLDYWRYGIERAAASARANGVTLAVIPGCDKPDPRLTAYSTASPELVEILEGYCRAGGVDNLRRMIRRLSLEIGYRVEAPPPLALPRGFAWCPTCGPVAHETALSAAGAGRPLVLILVYRSAVLGGDTRPVADLIAALEQRGIGAATVAVASLKDPLALEPVQAVIAARRPDIIIAATAFSAREDAAFVLDAADAPILQAFTIGASQDAWDGSARGMNAADLAMQVALPEFDGRLSGFPISFKEDGPEIDGFSERRAVPFTAGIAALADRAAAWIALKHRPRAARRIALVLSDYPARGGRAGFAVGLDTPASAGVIAETLGDAGYSLGTLPGPDALMRMLTKDSPTFAVPLDVYQQWLATLAQDERETLEQRWGKPEADPVCVTGAFRFPMVLATPASHEPPRDGVADGDKGGRLAVFLQPDRGRAADRKAGYHDPDEPPTHAYLAFHLGLRERFDALIHLGTHGTTEWLPGKAVALSPACWPARAIGHLPVIYPFIVDDPGEAAPVKRRLGGIALGHLTPQTECAGLTPAAARLRELVEEYSSASVLDPRRAAIIAQAILDDARDAGLLGGAGIDADTPMADALTALDAHLCDLGEVTTRDGLHVFGEAADEAPDSVRACAAAERAGLLAALDGRFVPPGPAGSPSRGRTDVMPTGRNLTTLDPRSLPTRAATLLGAKAADAVVRRYLQDEGEYPARIVMDLWASPTLRTGGEDVAHALALMGVRPTWDHASTRVTGFEVLPLALLDRPRIDVTLRVSGAFRDTFPETLSLLARAASAVGERDEEDDENPLAAARRRGEASSRVYGAAPGRYGAGAGEVALDGAWKSRDDLGRAYLEATSHAYGGAQDVADSGFAERVTQADAYVHAFDVAERDLLDGDAAVEAMGGFSAAAALVGRAPILYSLDVADPEKPKARTAREDAARLIGAKLSNPRWIAAQLRHGYRGAQELAQGVDAVFVLAATTDAVSDADLDRLYGAMIADLDTFDALRAANADAARAILERFDEARRRGLWTTRRNAIAADELMPEAAE from the coding sequence ATGCATCTGATCCGCGTCGACACGGTCAGTCTCGACGAGGGCGAGGCCGCCATCGATCTGGGCCAGGCGCCCGGCGACATCGTGTTCCTGTCCTTCACGGATTCGGACCTGTCCGGCATGGCGAGCGCCTATGCGGCGGAGCGGGATGCGGCCGGGGGCGGGGCCGAGTTTCCGACTCTCCGCCTCGCCAAGCTGGCGCGGCTGCGTCACCCGATGTCCGTCGATCTCTACGTGGACGGTGTAATCGCGCGCTCGAAGATCGTGGTCATCCGCTGCCTCGGCGGCCTCGATTACTGGCGCTACGGCATCGAACGCGCGGCAGCCAGCGCCCGCGCCAACGGCGTGACGCTCGCCGTGATCCCGGGCTGCGACAAGCCCGATCCACGGCTCACGGCTTATTCGACGGCCTCACCCGAACTGGTGGAGATTCTGGAGGGCTATTGCCGGGCGGGAGGGGTCGACAACCTGCGCCGGATGATCCGGCGGCTTTCTCTCGAGATCGGATATCGTGTCGAGGCGCCGCCGCCGCTTGCGCTGCCACGCGGTTTTGCCTGGTGCCCGACCTGCGGCCCGGTTGCGCACGAGACCGCCCTTTCCGCGGCGGGGGCGGGCCGTCCCCTCGTCCTGATCCTGGTCTATCGCTCGGCCGTGCTTGGCGGTGACACCCGGCCGGTGGCGGACCTCATCGCCGCCCTCGAGCAGCGTGGGATCGGCGCCGCGACGGTCGCCGTGGCGAGCCTCAAGGACCCGCTCGCACTGGAACCCGTACAGGCGGTCATCGCGGCGCGCAGGCCCGACATCATCATCGCGGCCACTGCCTTCTCGGCGCGGGAGGATGCCGCCTTCGTCCTCGACGCCGCCGACGCGCCCATCCTTCAGGCCTTCACGATCGGCGCATCCCAGGATGCCTGGGATGGCTCGGCTCGGGGAATGAACGCCGCCGACCTCGCCATGCAAGTGGCCCTTCCCGAATTCGACGGGCGGCTGTCGGGCTTCCCGATTTCGTTCAAGGAGGACGGGCCGGAGATCGACGGGTTCAGCGAGCGCCGTGCCGTGCCGTTCACCGCCGGGATCGCCGCCCTGGCCGACCGGGCCGCGGCCTGGATCGCCCTCAAGCACCGGCCGCGCGCCGCGCGCCGCATCGCCCTGGTCCTGTCCGACTATCCCGCCCGCGGCGGCAGGGCCGGATTCGCCGTGGGGCTCGACACGCCGGCAAGCGCGGGGGTGATCGCCGAGACGTTGGGTGACGCCGGTTATTCCCTCGGAACGCTTCCAGGCCCCGATGCGCTGATGCGCATGCTGACGAAGGACAGTCCGACTTTCGCAGTGCCGCTCGACGTCTATCAGCAGTGGCTCGCCACGCTCGCGCAGGACGAACGCGAGACGCTGGAGCAGCGATGGGGCAAGCCCGAGGCCGATCCTGTCTGCGTCACGGGCGCGTTCCGCTTCCCGATGGTTCTGGCCACGCCTGCCTCGCACGAACCACCTCGGGACGGCGTTGCAGATGGCGACAAGGGAGGGCGTCTCGCCGTCTTCCTTCAGCCCGATCGCGGCCGGGCGGCCGACCGGAAGGCGGGGTATCACGACCCGGACGAGCCGCCGACCCATGCCTATCTCGCCTTTCATCTCGGATTGCGAGAGCGCTTCGACGCCCTGATCCACCTCGGGACCCATGGCACGACGGAATGGCTGCCGGGCAAGGCGGTGGCCCTGTCACCGGCATGCTGGCCCGCACGGGCGATCGGGCATCTGCCCGTCATCTATCCGTTCATCGTCGATGATCCCGGTGAGGCGGCCCCGGTAAAGCGGCGCCTCGGTGGCATTGCGCTGGGACATCTGACGCCGCAGACCGAATGCGCCGGGCTGACCCCGGCAGCCGCGCGGCTGCGCGAACTCGTGGAGGAATATTCCTCGGCCAGCGTCCTCGATCCGCGCCGCGCCGCGATCATCGCCCAGGCGATCCTCGACGATGCGCGCGATGCTGGCCTGCTCGGCGGTGCCGGAATCGACGCGGACACCCCCATGGCCGATGCGCTCACGGCCCTCGACGCGCATCTGTGCGACCTCGGCGAGGTGACGACTCGCGACGGCCTCCACGTGTTCGGCGAGGCGGCGGACGAGGCACCCGACAGCGTGAGGGCCTGCGCGGCGGCCGAGCGTGCGGGATTGCTCGCCGCCCTCGACGGTCGTTTCGTTCCGCCCGGCCCCGCCGGCTCGCCCTCGCGCGGGCGGACGGATGTGATGCCTACGGGGCGCAACCTCACCACCCTCGATCCGCGCAGCCTGCCGACGCGGGCCGCCACTTTGCTCGGGGCCAAGGCCGCCGACGCGGTGGTGAGGCGCTACCTGCAGGACGAGGGCGAGTATCCGGCCCGCATCGTCATGGATCTCTGGGCCTCGCCAACGCTTCGCACGGGCGGCGAGGACGTGGCGCACGCCCTCGCTCTCATGGGCGTGCGCCCGACCTGGGACCATGCCTCGACCCGCGTCACCGGCTTCGAGGTGCTGCCGTTGGCGCTCCTCGACCGGCCGAGGATAGACGTGACCCTGCGCGTCTCCGGCGCGTTTCGCGATACCTTTCCCGAGACCCTGTCGCTCCTCGCCCGCGCGGCATCGGCCGTCGGCGAACGCGACGAAGAGGACGACGAGAACCCGCTCGCCGCCGCGCGCCGCCGTGGCGAGGCCTCTTCCCGCGTCTACGGCGCTGCGCCGGGCCGCTACGGCGCGGGTGCCGGCGAAGTCGCCCTCGACGGAGCCTGGAAGAGCCGGGACGATCTCGGACGGGCCTATCTCGAGGCGACGTCGCATGCCTATGGCGGCGCGCAGGACGTGGCGGATTCCGGCTTCGCCGAGCGCGTCACCCAGGCGGACGCCTATGTCCACGCCTTCGATGTGGCGGAGCGCGACCTCCTCGACGGCGACGCCGCGGTGGAAGCGATGGGCGGGTTCTCCGCCGCTGCCGCCCTCGTTGGACGCGCGCCCATCCTCTACAGTCTCGACGTGGCCGACCCGGAGAAACCGAAGGCCCGCACGGCCCGCGAAGATGCCGCCCGCCTCATCGGCGCCAAGCTCTCGAACCCGCGCTGGATCGCCGCCCAGCTCCGCCACGGCTATCGCGGCGCACAGGAGCTGGCGCAGGGGGTCGACGCCGTCTTCGTTCTCGCCGCGACCACGGACGCGGTCTCCGATGCGGATCTCGATCGGCTCTACGGCGCGATGATCGCCGATCTCGACACGTTCGATGCTCTGCGCGCCGCCAATGCGGATGCGGCCCGTGCCATCCTGGAGCGGTTCGACGAGGCGCGCCGTCGCGGCCTCTGGACCACCCGCCGCAACGCCATCGCCGCCGACGAGCTGATGCCGGAGGCGGCCGAATGA